One Novosphingobium sp. G106 DNA segment encodes these proteins:
- a CDS encoding TetR/AcrR family transcriptional regulator — protein MESRPKRRPRDPDATREVILEAARTLLAKDGPEGISLSEVAHLAGVNRGTAYQHFETREKLIEATVAWASDKLFRAAFGDPEKIGERRIEETDIAAMTERLAAFAMENHELCRVWLMQVLASPDPSQDPFWREYCGSLERWAASDLAVPGIDAEVLSVMNLAGIFLWPIWARAHAEDDAGRAALGQRFARETLRLSMYGSLRAEAYPGIAERLRSMRDGESDAGA, from the coding sequence ATGGAAAGTCGACCCAAGCGGCGGCCGCGCGATCCCGATGCGACGCGCGAGGTGATCCTCGAGGCCGCGCGTACCCTGTTAGCCAAGGACGGGCCCGAAGGCATCAGCCTTTCCGAAGTCGCCCATCTCGCCGGCGTCAACCGCGGCACCGCCTACCAGCATTTCGAAACGCGCGAGAAGCTGATCGAGGCGACCGTCGCCTGGGCTTCGGACAAGCTGTTCCGCGCAGCTTTCGGCGATCCCGAAAAGATCGGCGAGCGCCGTATCGAAGAGACCGACATTGCCGCCATGACCGAGCGGCTGGCCGCTTTCGCCATGGAGAACCACGAGCTCTGCCGCGTCTGGCTGATGCAGGTGCTGGCTTCGCCGGACCCGTCGCAGGACCCGTTCTGGCGTGAATATTGCGGCTCGCTCGAACGCTGGGCGGCCAGCGATCTGGCCGTGCCGGGGATCGACGCAGAGGTGCTTTCGGTGATGAACCTCGCCGGCATTTTCCTCTGGCCGATCTGGGCGCGTGCCCATGCCGAGGATGACGCCGGCCGCGCCGCGCTGGGGCAGCGTTTCGCCCGCGAAACGCTGCGTTTGTCGATGTATGGCTCCTTGCGGGCCGAGGCTTACCCCGGCATAGCTGAACGCCTGCGCAGCATGCGAGACGGAGAGTCGGACGCAGGCGCCTGA
- a CDS encoding MDR family oxidoreductase — MFKAILIEKTDDGQKVSVTELDESQLPEGDVTIDVDYSTMNYKDGLAITGDGPVVRRWPMVPGIDLVGTVSESSNPNFKAGDSVLLNGWGVGEVHWGGFATKARLKGDWLVKLPSTFTGLQAMGIGTAGYTASLSVDALVNFGVTPADGEVLVTGTPGGVGSVAVALLKKAGFTVVASIGDESEKDYLTSLGADDFVLRSDYSEPGKPFQKERWGAVVDSVGSHTLANAIAQTKYRGTVTACGLAQGSDLATTVMPFILRGVSLLGIDSVMCPQKPRQAAWDRLGRDLNPALLNTIATEISLGETIQGARDLIDGKIRGRLIVDVKR, encoded by the coding sequence ATGTTTAAAGCGATCCTGATCGAAAAGACCGACGACGGCCAGAAGGTCTCGGTGACTGAGCTCGACGAGAGCCAGCTGCCCGAAGGCGACGTCACGATCGACGTCGACTATTCGACAATGAACTACAAGGACGGCCTCGCCATCACCGGCGACGGCCCGGTCGTGCGCCGCTGGCCGATGGTCCCGGGCATCGACCTTGTCGGCACGGTCAGCGAGTCGTCGAACCCGAACTTCAAGGCGGGCGATTCCGTCCTGCTCAACGGCTGGGGCGTGGGCGAAGTGCACTGGGGCGGTTTCGCCACCAAGGCGCGGCTCAAGGGCGACTGGCTGGTCAAGCTGCCGTCGACCTTCACCGGCCTTCAGGCCATGGGCATCGGCACTGCCGGCTACACCGCTTCGCTCAGCGTCGACGCGCTGGTGAACTTCGGCGTGACGCCGGCCGACGGCGAAGTCCTCGTCACCGGCACGCCCGGTGGCGTCGGCTCGGTCGCGGTGGCGCTGCTCAAGAAGGCGGGCTTCACCGTCGTCGCGTCGATCGGCGACGAGAGCGAGAAGGACTATCTGACCAGCCTCGGCGCCGACGACTTCGTCTTGCGCTCGGACTATTCGGAGCCCGGCAAGCCGTTCCAGAAGGAGCGCTGGGGCGCGGTGGTCGACTCGGTCGGCAGCCACACGCTGGCCAATGCCATCGCCCAGACCAAGTACCGCGGTACGGTCACTGCCTGTGGCCTCGCCCAGGGCAGCGACCTCGCCACTACCGTCATGCCGTTCATCCTGCGCGGCGTCTCGCTGCTCGGCATCGACAGCGTGATGTGCCCGCAGAAGCCGCGCCAGGCTGCCTGGGATCGCCTCGGCCGCGATCTCAATCCGGCGCTGCTCAACACGATCGCCACCGAGATTAGCCTCGGCGAGACGATCCAGGGCGCGCGCGATCTGATCGACGGCAAGATCCGGGGGCGCCTGATTGTCGACGTGAAGCGCTGA